From Saprospiraceae bacterium, one genomic window encodes:
- a CDS encoding sulfite exporter TauE/SafE family protein, which produces MEIFLISITAFLVAILTFFSGFGLGTLLTPVFMIFFPVDLAIGLTGVVHFFNNIFKLLLVGKQANKAVVIQFGIPAILAAIIGAWALFQINDLPPIFSHTSFGRNFEVYPVKLMVSILLMIFAIIELVPYFSKLQFGKDKLLLGGILSGFFGGLTGNQGALRAAFLMKAGLTKEAFIGTTVVVSTLVDLTRLSVYTTRFAQSGLSDHWALVLTATISAILGAYLGHQLFKKITLRFLQIIIAIMLIVFSLALGAGFL; this is translated from the coding sequence ATGGAAATCTTTCTAATTTCGATCACCGCATTTTTAGTGGCCATTCTCACTTTTTTTTCAGGCTTCGGACTGGGGACCTTGTTAACGCCGGTGTTTATGATTTTTTTTCCTGTGGATCTGGCCATCGGTTTAACCGGAGTGGTACATTTTTTCAACAATATCTTCAAATTGCTTTTGGTGGGAAAACAGGCGAATAAGGCAGTTGTTATTCAATTTGGTATTCCTGCGATTCTGGCAGCGATCATCGGTGCGTGGGCCCTGTTTCAAATCAATGATTTACCACCCATTTTTAGCCACACCAGCTTTGGGCGAAATTTTGAAGTTTATCCGGTGAAGTTGATGGTGTCCATACTATTGATGATTTTTGCCATCATAGAACTTGTTCCCTATTTTTCCAAACTGCAATTTGGTAAGGACAAACTGTTGCTTGGGGGAATACTAAGCGGTTTTTTTGGAGGCTTGACCGGAAACCAGGGGGCTCTGAGAGCGGCCTTCCTGATGAAAGCAGGACTGACAAAGGAGGCCTTTATTGGAACGACGGTGGTCGTGTCCACTTTAGTAGATTTGACAAGATTGAGTGTTTATACCACAAGGTTTGCACAATCCGGCTTGTCAGATCACTGGGCCCTCGTCCTTACAGCGACGATATCAGCCATCCTTGGTGCCTATCTCGGACATCAGTTGTTTAAAAAAATTACCCTTCGTTTTTTACAAATCATCATTGCCATTATGTTAATCGTCTTTTCTCTGGCGCTGGGTGCAGGATTTCTCTAA
- a CDS encoding succinate dehydrogenase/fumarate reductase iron-sulfur subunit, with product MKLNLKVWRQKSANSKGSLETYQVDANEHMSFLEMMDVLNQDLIEQKKEPVAFDHDCREGICGSCSMVINGRPHGPNEGTTTCQLHMRFFKENDTIVVEPFRASSFPVIKDLVVDRSAFDRIIQAGGYISVNTGQAIDGNAIPVEKDLSSKAFDAAACIGCGACVAACPNGSAMLFTAAKASHLGLLPQGEVEQNRRVKNMVHQMDMEGFGRCSNVGACEAECPKGISLDNIARLNRHYTAAMMASEV from the coding sequence ATGAAACTAAACCTGAAAGTCTGGAGACAAAAGTCTGCAAATTCAAAAGGATCGTTGGAAACGTACCAGGTGGATGCCAATGAACACATGTCTTTTCTCGAAATGATGGATGTGCTCAACCAGGATTTAATCGAACAGAAAAAAGAACCGGTGGCATTTGATCACGATTGCCGGGAAGGAATTTGCGGATCATGCAGCATGGTCATCAATGGAAGACCCCATGGTCCAAATGAAGGCACCACTACCTGTCAGCTTCACATGAGATTTTTTAAAGAAAATGATACCATTGTAGTTGAACCTTTTAGAGCGTCTTCGTTTCCGGTAATAAAAGACCTGGTGGTTGATCGTTCGGCCTTTGATAGGATCATCCAGGCTGGTGGTTACATTTCTGTCAATACCGGTCAGGCCATCGATGGCAACGCCATTCCAGTGGAGAAAGATCTTTCCTCCAAAGCATTCGATGCAGCAGCCTGCATTGGCTGCGGAGCCTGTGTCGCTGCCTGCCCCAATGGATCTGCAATGTTGTTTACAGCCGCCAAAGCATCCCATTTGGGACTTTTGCCCCAGGGCGAGGTAGAGCAAAATCGGAGGGTGAAAAACATGGTACATCAAATGGACATGGAAGGATTTGGCAGGTGCAGCAATGTCGGTGCGTGTGAAGCAGAGTGCCCCAAAGGCATTTCACTCGACAACATTGCACGTCTCAACAGGCATTATACCGCTGCCATGATGGCTTCAGAGGTCTAA
- a CDS encoding putative metal-dependent hydrolase: MEKLKYPVGRWIVPEKPGMDLISEWIAEIESTPATLQKLVQNLSADQWSATYRPESWTVLQLVHHLADSHINAYVRQKLAITGPTPIIIPYREEIWAELPDVSLDTVQDSIAILKSLHHRWVIFLKSLTEQQIRNKGYYHHGEGRMIMMEEAIGLYDWHCRHHLAHIRIALGLI; encoded by the coding sequence CAAATACCCAGTCGGCCGCTGGATCGTCCCTGAGAAACCCGGGATGGATCTAATTTCTGAATGGATCGCAGAAATTGAATCCACCCCTGCTACTCTCCAAAAGCTCGTACAAAATCTAAGTGCAGATCAGTGGTCTGCCACATACAGACCGGAATCGTGGACTGTTTTGCAATTGGTGCATCATTTGGCGGACAGCCACATCAATGCGTATGTCCGGCAGAAACTGGCAATTACAGGGCCTACTCCCATTATTATACCATATAGGGAAGAAATTTGGGCTGAATTACCGGATGTGAGTTTGGACACTGTACAGGATTCCATCGCTATCCTCAAGTCTCTCCATCATCGATGGGTGATATTTCTGAAGTCTCTTACAGAGCAGCAAATTCGCAACAAAGGATATTACCACCATGGTGAGGGTAGAATGATCATGATGGAGGAAGCCATTGGATTGTATGACTGGCATTGCAGACACCATCTGGCCCATATCCGGATTGCTCTGGGCTTGATATAA